A region of Anolis carolinensis isolate JA03-04 unplaced genomic scaffold, rAnoCar3.1.pri scaffold_7, whole genome shotgun sequence DNA encodes the following proteins:
- the ntmt1 gene encoding N-terminal Xaa-Pro-Lys N-methyltransferase 1, with protein MAKEAVEDESEFYSKAERYWKAVPATVDGMLGGYGHISSLDIASSRAFLLRFLKEGPTRTGTSLALDCGAGIGRISKRLLLPLFRAVDLVDVTEGFLDQARAFLGEDARRVRNFFCCGLQDFSPEPGAYDLIWIQWVIGHLTDEHLTAFLKRCRQGLRPNGLIVIKDNMAQEGVVLDDVDSSVCRGLDVVLGLVRRAGLRLLAQEQQQGFPDEIYHVHTLAMR; from the exons ATGGCGAAGGAGGCGGTGGAGGACGAGTCGGAGTTCTACTCAAAGGCGGAGCGGTATTGGAAGGCGGTCCCGGCCACCGTGGACGGCATGCTGGGCGGCTACGGCCACATCTCCAGCCTGGACATCGCCAGCTCCAGGGCcttcctcctccgcttcctcaag GAGGGTCCGACCCGGACGGGGACCTCCCTGGCGCTGGACTGTGGGGCGGGCATTGGCCGGATCTCCAAGCGGCTGCTGCTGCCGCTCTTCCGGGCGGTGGACCTGGTGGACGTGACGGAGGGCTTCCTGGACCAGGCCCGGGCCTTCCTGGGGGAGGACGCCCGCCGCGTCCGGAACTTCTTCTGCTGCGGCCTCCAGGACTTCAGCCCCGAGCCCGGCGCCTACGACCTCATCTGGATCCAGTGGGTCATTG GCCACCTGACGGACGAGCACCTGACGGCCTTCCTGAAGCGCTGTCGGCAGGGCCTGCGCCCCAACGGCCTCATCGTCATCAAGGACAACATGGCGCAGGAGGGGGTGGTGCTGGACGACGTGGACAGCAGCGTGTGCCGCGGCCTGGACGTGGTGCTGGGCCTGGTGCGCCGGGCCGGACTGCGCCTCCTggcccaggagcagcagcagggcttCCCCGACGAGATCTACCACGTCCACACCCTGGCCATGAGGTGA